The genomic segment ATAACCCTAGTCAACTTTCGCGTAGATTGTATGTGCAAAAACTTGCGGCATACTATAAAACTAACAAAGATAATATTATTGCTAATCCCAAAACTTACGGTTTTAGTTTCACTGCACTTGAACAAATCTCAAAGTATAAAAAGATTATCTTAGCAAGAGTGGAATACGAAGGCAAAACTTATGAGAATGTTAAAATTGGTGACACTGAATTTGACTCTTATAAAGCTGAACTTGAGGCAAAAGGTGCTAAAGTTACTAAAATAAAAGAAGTTGAAAACCAGATCACTAAAGCAAGATTTACTTTATTCTTAAAGAAATATGTCGATGGTCTTAAACAACAAATCACTAACTTAGTTTATAGCGAAAATCAAATACCAGATCTAAAGCCTTCAGTAAGTTTTGAATGAGATGAAACTACTCAAACTTTTAAACCCAAACTAAATATATTAGATAAACCCGAAGGTTTTGATTCTTGAGATGATTATATTAAAAAGAATATCACCAAGAAAATTGCTGACTACGATCTAAAACAGTCTCAAGATGCTAATATTGCTGAAGATAAGCTAGAAGAGCTTGAAAAAATTCCTTTAGTTCCTGGCGACAAGCCAAAACCAATTGACAAAGATGATATTGATTCTCTGCCCGAACTTGAAGCGCTTGTAAAATCAGAATATGCTAATAAAACTTCTAACGAACTGCAAGCATTAAGTAAAGAAGAACTTAAAAAGGCATTTTTCTTTAACAATCCAGTTAACAGTCGTTATGAATACACAGTAGAATCAATTACTCGTGAAGATAATAAAATTTATGCTAATGTTGTAATTTCGGATCGTGTGGCACCAGAGCGAAAAAGGACTTATAGTAAATCAGAAATCAAAGTAGATAATAGTACCTCTTATGCCTTAAATCAACTGTTATACGAAGCCCAAAATCAAGAAATTTCTAAGGTTATGACAGAGTTTTATCAAGCCTTAGGACTTGACGATAAAATTGACTACAACTCACTAGCAAATGACAACTTGCAACAAACTTTATATGCCATGGTTGAGTTGGCAACTAAAATAGTTACACTTGATTCACCTGACACTAAAGAATTTAAAGCTGAACGCCAAGCGTTGATTGATAGAAAAATTAAAGACATTCAAGCTAATCGTCTTTCAAAAACCGCTGCAATAGTCGAGATTAAAAGTGCAATTAGAGATACTTTGCTTAGTTACTTAGTTAGCGCACAAATTACTATTAAATACACTTTTAAAGTTGGCGATGAAGAAAGAAGCGTAAACGAAACTAACCCATATTGAAAAGTAATGGGACGCGCTTATGAAAGAATCATGAACCAATTTGCCAAGGCAATCACCACTTATAAAGATATCATTGAAAAGAATCTTCAAGTCAATAGTAGTAAGCAAAGAAAGCTAGAAAAACGGGTAATTGAAGAGTTATATGAAGCACTTCGAAAGGATATCTTTAGATTAAAATCTATTGCGTCACAACATCCTAATAATTTAGAAAAATGATATGCTCATTATGTTGAATCGCTAAAAAGAGTTAAAAAAGAATTTGATACGCTTAGAGATTTGGCAACTAATAAAGAAATTAACGAAAGTAGTAAGGCAGAAGATAAAAAAACTTATCTTGATTCATATTTGGCTGCTCAAGAGCATATTAGTAAACAACATGTTTCACAAAATAAACTAAGAACTGTAATCGGAGCAATTTTGTTAAGTTTGGGGCTGCTAATGCTTATTATCAGTCTAATCATGCTACTAGTTAAATTTAAAGTTAATAAACGTAGAAAAGTTATCTTAGCATATAGCGTTATGATCGGAGTATCAGCAATCTTAGTTGTGGCTGGTGTCATCTTACTAGCTCTTGTTATTTAGAAACTAATTAAAAAAGCAATATAAAAACTAGGACCAATCTATCCTAGTTTTTTTGTGATATTAAACTTTAAAATAATAGTTCTATAAGAAAGAAAAGAAAGTTTTAGTCACTAAAATTACTATAAATCAAGTTCTTCATCGGTTGGAATACTTAAGTTAGAACCAACATATGAAAAGATTTCAGGACTTTGTTTTAAATACTTACCTTCTAAAATTCTAATTACACTTTCAACAGTATCATTTAGCGGAACATATTCCCCGGGTGATTTGGTAAAATGTTCGGTCATGAAGAAGTTTTGGGTAAAGAAGTTTTCTAATTGCAAGGCTTTTTTAACAATATCTTTATTAGTTTCGTCTAGTTCATCAAAACCTAAGATTAGAATAACATCTTCAAGATCTTTATAAGCTTTAAGAATTTTTTTCGTTTCAACAATAGCATCAAAGTGACGCTTTCCTAGAATACTTTCATCAACCGAGTTGCTTGATGATGCTAGTGGGTCAATTGCTGGGAAAATATTTTTAGCAGTTTTTTCTCTTGAAAGAACAAGATTACCGTCTAAGTGGTTGAAAACTGCAACTGCTGAAGGATCAGATAAATCATCCATTGGTAAGAAAATTGTTTGAAAGCTCGTAATTGCGCCATTGGCATTTTTGTATAAACGATCTTCAACCGAAGCGACATCGCTTTCTAGAGTTGATTGGTAACCACCAACTGATGATTTTTTACCTAAAGAAGCACTAACTTCGTTTTCAGCTTGAACAAACCGATAGATGTTGTCAATAAACAGCAAGACATCTTCTTTTTCTTTATCACGTAGATACTCGGCTGCTGTAATTCCAATTGGTACGATGGACATTCTCGCTCCAGGAGCTTCATTCATTTTGGAAATATACATTGCTGATTTGCTCATTAGTTTTGATGACTCAAGTTCTTGGAAAAGCTCAATTGCTTCTCGTGAACGTTCACCCGAACCAATAAAAATGTTAGAAGTTTGTTTTGCTTTGTTTCGGTTAACATTAAAGATAATTTCTTTCATTAACACAGTTTTTCCAACACCGGCGCCACCGTAGATACCTAGTTTGTAACCCTTAATAATTGGCATAAAGAAGTCAATCGCTTTAATACCGGTTTCAACTAGTTCGATTTTAGTGTCTAAAATTCTAGTTGGATTAATACTTGAGTTCATATCAATCATAATCGCTTTATTAGGGCGATCTTTTAGTAGTGGTTCGCCTAAGAAACTGTATATGTTGTTAAGAGCACCTTTACCGACTGGAACTTGGAAACTTTTTTGGGTATTAGTAACGTCGTCGTTAATCGTAATTTCTTTGACTGCGTAGATAATGATAGCTCTTACCCGTTTTTTGTCAATTACCCGTTTTACTAGTAAAAATGTTTTTCCATCATGTAAAGTTAGCAATTGGTTAGTTGAAGGAATTTTGCCAGATGGAAAGCTAATTTCAACAATATCTGGTCAAATTCTAGTAATTGTGCCTTTCATTATTTATCCCCCAAAAGTTCAGCAACTTTTTTTAGATAGTCTTTTTCAAATGCAATAAATTCATATTTACATTCAACGTCTCATTTTAGCCCAACATAATCTGAGTATTGCTTAAGAGCATAAGCAAAGTAATTTTTCATAATGTCATCATCATAATCTTTGCCGTCTTTAATACTTTCAAAAGCTTTTTTAGCTTCAGCATTAGTATCAATTAAGGTGTTAATGAACATTAATGCTTTTTGATCGTCACGAATACCACGTAAGATTGTTCAAGAAATTAATTTTGAAGTTAGTAGAACAAAACGATGTGAATAAAGTGAGAAGCCTCGTTGCATAAACATCTTGTCGATCATCTTACCTTTATATAAAAGTAGAGAAGTTTCTTTGTTAAATTCGTAATCTAACGATGCTAGTTTTAAATGGCTTTTGTAAGTTTTATATATCTTACCTACTTCACCAGCAATTCTAGTTAATGTTTTTGATTGTACACTTGAACCAGTTCTTGAAACTGACAATCCAATGTCAATAGCTGGCAGTTTTCCTGAGGCGAATAGATCAGTACTTGTAACAATTTGCCCATCAGTCATTGAAATGACATTAGACGAAATAAGGCTCGTAATATCATTATCAATTGTTTGCAAAATTGGCAAGGCAGTAATAGTTTTACGATCAACGAATGAACCCGCTCTTTCTAAAAGCGATGAATGTGCAAAGAACATGTCTCCTGGCATAGCTTCTTTACCAACTGGGCGATCTGTTAGCAAGGCAATTTCTCTAAAGATATTAGCATGCTTAGTCAAATCATCAAAAATAATTAGTACATCATTTTCATAAGACAGATTTTCAGCATGAGCCATACCAATATAAGGAGCTAAATATTGTTCGTAAACGCTAGTTGCTGGAGCATCCAAGATGATGGTATTTTTAATTGCGTCATGTTCTTTTAAAGTGGCGTATATTCTAGAAATTGCTTCTTTTTTTTGCCCAATGGCAACATAAATACATTTAACGTCGTTCTTTGATTGATTGATGATTGTATTAATTGCGATGTGGGTTTTTCCGGTTTGTCTATCACCAATTATTAACTCACGTTGACCTTTTCCGATTGGAATTAGTAAATCGATTGCTACTACTCCAGTATAAAGTTGCTCATTTAGAGTTTTAACAGTCATTAAATCATGAGCCAAGTTAAAGATCGGGTGAGTTCGGTTGCCTTTTTTAATTTTAGTAGTTTCAGTGGGAGTTGGATAAATGATGTTACCATCAATGTTGATAATTTTTCCAAAGTAGTCATTTGACGTTGCAATTTTAGTTTCAGCTTTATATTCAGCTATCTCATCACCAATTTTTAAAATGTCACTTTTGTCATTGGCAAGCAAATAGGCTTTGGTTTCTGTTGCATTAATAAGAATCAGTTTTACATCAGGATTCTTAGTTGCAATAAACATTTGTCTTTGGCGATATGGAAATTCGCCTTCAACTTCAACAATATAATCAAACACTGATGTAATTTTGGGATTACTAATTTGCTTTGTTGGCATTATATTTCCTTTCTTAATATTTTAAAAATAATATCACAATTTCATAAAATATAGTTAATGCTTAACTATATTTCGAAATATTGCAGTATTTGCCGTCTTTAAGTTTTTCCAATTAAAAGACAATTTGATTAATTTTAATGAAAAAAATTGAATGTTTCAATTTTTAATTTTCTCCTTTAAACAAGTAAAAAATCAAGAAATGTATTGCAATAAAAATTCTGTGCAAAATAAAGCAAAAATAAAAAAGGAGTTAAATATAACTCCTCTTGATGATTTTTTAAGCTTTTTTATTAAAAGTGATTAAATTTCTTACCTCATCTAATTGCTTTTAAAAATGTCGGCCATATCATCGGAATAAGCACTTTTCTCTTCATCAACAGAAAAGTCACTAGGAATATATGGACCTTTTTCGATTAAAAATTCTCGAGTTTTTTCATTTTCATATTCAATGTTGCTGTTTTTTAAATTATCAGCAATTTCTTTTTGGATGTCTTCGCGATTTTTTGGCGCATCTTTTCTTAGTCCTGTTGCAATTACAGAAACAGATACTTCACCCAATTTATCGCTATTTTCTGAAGGATTATCAGTTAGTCCAAAAATAATGTTAATATCTTGTCCCACCATTTCGCGCATTGCTTTTAGGGCATTTTCAATTTCCCGTAAAGTAACTTGGCTACTTGCAACAAAATAAACAATTGCATCAGAAGCACCAACAATACTTGACTCTAAGATTGGACTACTAATGGCATTTGTTATTGCCTTAATAGCGCGGTCTTCGCCTGAGGCGGTACCGATTCCAACCACGGCTTCGCCACTATTTTTAATAATAGTTTCTAAGTCGGCAAAGTCTA from the Metamycoplasma arthritidis genome contains:
- a CDS encoding MSC_0620 family F1-like ATPase-associated subunit, whose amino-acid sequence is MSKKFNKILLSLPILTLATTPLITLTSKAPRNSSRAIDKDFNSFEAQAKAEAEKLIKEAIESLVKFLEELDEKIKKEALNNPSQLSRRLYVQKLAAYYKTNKDNIIANPKTYGFSFTALEQISKYKKIILARVEYEGKTYENVKIGDTEFDSYKAELEAKGAKVTKIKEVENQITKARFTLFLKKYVDGLKQQITNLVYSENQIPDLKPSVSFEWDETTQTFKPKLNILDKPEGFDSWDDYIKKNITKKIADYDLKQSQDANIAEDKLEELEKIPLVPGDKPKPIDKDDIDSLPELEALVKSEYANKTSNELQALSKEELKKAFFFNNPVNSRYEYTVESITREDNKIYANVVISDRVAPERKRTYSKSEIKVDNSTSYALNQLLYEAQNQEISKVMTEFYQALGLDDKIDYNSLANDNLQQTLYAMVELATKIVTLDSPDTKEFKAERQALIDRKIKDIQANRLSKTAAIVEIKSAIRDTLLSYLVSAQITIKYTFKVGDEERSVNETNPYWKVMGRAYERIMNQFAKAITTYKDIIEKNLQVNSSKQRKLEKRVIEELYEALRKDIFRLKSIASQHPNNLEKWYAHYVESLKRVKKEFDTLRDLATNKEINESSKAEDKKTYLDSYLAAQEHISKQHVSQNKLRTVIGAILLSLGLLMLIISLIMLLVKFKVNKRRKVILAYSVMIGVSAILVVAGVILLALVI
- a CDS encoding MSC_0618 family F1-like ATPase beta subunit; translated protein: MKGTITRIWPDIVEISFPSGKIPSTNQLLTLHDGKTFLLVKRVIDKKRVRAIIIYAVKEITINDDVTNTQKSFQVPVGKGALNNIYSFLGEPLLKDRPNKAIMIDMNSSINPTRILDTKIELVETGIKAIDFFMPIIKGYKLGIYGGAGVGKTVLMKEIIFNVNRNKAKQTSNIFIGSGERSREAIELFQELESSKLMSKSAMYISKMNEAPGARMSIVPIGITAAEYLRDKEKEDVLLFIDNIYRFVQAENEVSASLGKKSSVGGYQSTLESDVASVEDRLYKNANGAITSFQTIFLPMDDLSDPSAVAVFNHLDGNLVLSREKTAKNIFPAIDPLASSSNSVDESILGKRHFDAIVETKKILKAYKDLEDVILILGFDELDETNKDIVKKALQLENFFTQNFFMTEHFTKSPGEYVPLNDTVESVIRILEGKYLKQSPEIFSYVGSNLSIPTDEELDL
- a CDS encoding MSC_0619 family F1-like ATPase alpha subunit, with amino-acid sequence MPTKQISNPKITSVFDYIVEVEGEFPYRQRQMFIATKNPDVKLILINATETKAYLLANDKSDILKIGDEIAEYKAETKIATSNDYFGKIINIDGNIIYPTPTETTKIKKGNRTHPIFNLAHDLMTVKTLNEQLYTGVVAIDLLIPIGKGQRELIIGDRQTGKTHIAINTIINQSKNDVKCIYVAIGQKKEAISRIYATLKEHDAIKNTIILDAPATSVYEQYLAPYIGMAHAENLSYENDVLIIFDDLTKHANIFREIALLTDRPVGKEAMPGDMFFAHSSLLERAGSFVDRKTITALPILQTIDNDITSLISSNVISMTDGQIVTSTDLFASGKLPAIDIGLSVSRTGSSVQSKTLTRIAGEVGKIYKTYKSHLKLASLDYEFNKETSLLLYKGKMIDKMFMQRGFSLYSHRFVLLTSKLISWTILRGIRDDQKALMFINTLIDTNAEAKKAFESIKDGKDYDDDIMKNYFAYALKQYSDYVGLKWDVECKYEFIAFEKDYLKKVAELLGDK